One Sediminibacillus dalangtanensis genomic region harbors:
- a CDS encoding helix-turn-helix domain-containing protein: protein MNDSDYKPKQLLTKREKEVFELLVQDKTTKEIAQELFISQKTVRNHISNAMQKLGVKGRSQAVVELLRMGELKL from the coding sequence TTGAATGATAGTGACTACAAGCCGAAGCAATTATTGACCAAACGTGAGAAAGAAGTATTTGAACTTCTAGTACAGGACAAAACAACAAAAGAAATAGCCCAAGAACTGTTTATATCACAAAAGACTGTTCGGAATCACATATCAAATGCTATGCAAAAATTAGGTGTCAAGGGGCGTTCACAAGCAGTCGTAGAGCTCCTTCGTATGGGGGAACTAAAGCTCTAG
- a CDS encoding acyl-CoA thioesterase — MKAVNYIEDFDTWKESFAFFIPINVRFSETDMFGHVNNVSPFIYFEEARIAFLKEVGLFRIDVENPETIPIVADLQCDYHRQMYFNDQMKLYVKVNHIGNTSIDIHYLGVNQKEEVCITGRGRLVQINVHTGKPAPFSEEEKNRLIAGP; from the coding sequence ATGAAAGCGGTTAATTACATAGAAGATTTTGATACTTGGAAAGAATCCTTTGCGTTTTTCATTCCGATCAACGTCCGTTTTTCAGAGACGGATATGTTTGGCCATGTGAATAACGTTTCTCCATTTATTTACTTTGAAGAGGCGCGTATTGCCTTTTTAAAGGAAGTGGGTCTTTTCCGGATCGATGTGGAAAATCCTGAAACCATCCCGATCGTGGCGGACTTGCAGTGTGACTATCATCGGCAAATGTACTTCAATGACCAGATGAAATTATACGTCAAAGTGAACCATATCGGTAATACATCTATCGATATCCATTATTTAGGAGTAAATCAAAAAGAAGAAGTATGTATCACTGGAAGAGGAAGGCTTGTCCAGATAAACGTTCACACAGGCAAGCCTGCCCCATTCTCCGAAGAGGAGAAGAATCGTCTCATTGCCGGACCGTGA
- the sdhB gene encoding succinate dehydrogenase iron-sulfur subunit, with the protein MADKTITLIITRQDSPDSSPYEETFQVPYRENMNVISALMEIRRNPVNANGENTTPVFWEMNCLEEVCGACSMVINGQAKQSCATLIDQLEQPIRLEPMSTFPVVRDLAVDRSRMFDSLKKVKAWIPIDGTYDLGPGPRMPEKKRQWAYELSKCMTCGVCLEACPNVNSNSDFIGPAALSQVRLFNAHPTGQMNKGERLEALMEDGGIHGCGNSQNCVQVCPKGIPLTTSIAAMNRDTNIQAFKNFFGSDHVY; encoded by the coding sequence ATGGCTGATAAAACGATAACTTTGATTATTACAAGACAGGACAGTCCAGACTCTTCTCCCTATGAGGAAACCTTTCAAGTACCTTACAGAGAGAATATGAATGTGATATCAGCATTGATGGAAATCCGCAGAAATCCTGTCAATGCCAATGGGGAAAATACTACTCCGGTTTTTTGGGAAATGAATTGCCTGGAGGAAGTTTGTGGAGCATGTTCGATGGTAATCAACGGACAAGCAAAACAATCTTGTGCCACACTTATCGACCAGCTCGAACAGCCTATCCGGCTGGAACCCATGTCTACTTTCCCTGTAGTCAGGGATTTGGCAGTAGACAGAAGCAGAATGTTTGATTCTCTTAAAAAAGTAAAGGCCTGGATTCCGATTGATGGAACGTATGACTTAGGACCAGGACCGCGTATGCCGGAAAAGAAACGGCAGTGGGCTTATGAATTGTCAAAATGTATGACATGCGGCGTTTGTTTGGAAGCTTGCCCGAACGTAAACAGTAATTCTGACTTTATCGGACCAGCTGCGTTATCTCAAGTACGTTTATTCAACGCGCATCCAACCGGCCAAATGAACAAAGGAGAACGTTTGGAAGCTTTAATGGAAGATGGGGGGATCCATGGATGTGGAAACTCTCAGAACTGTGTCCAGGTTTGCCCGAAAGGCATTCCATTGACGACTTCCATTGCGGCTATGAACAGAGATACCAATATACAAGCATTTAAAAACTTCTTTGGCAGTGACCATGTCTATTGA